A single genomic interval of Plantibacter sp. Leaf314 harbors:
- a CDS encoding copper resistance protein CopC codes for MTTARRRRLVGSVATAFLAAAAVFAMAGPAAAHNSIVSTSPAEGSTVTEQPEQVVITTNDNLLDLGEAGQSNQIQVTGPGDEQLQYGTACAAVNGPALVMPVQLGEAGEYTVVWQLVSTDGHPLSGSYTFQWAPAEGQELAAGSSEPACATSGASSVGPSSAAGGAGDGDTATPATGGLSGDVWWVVGAIGVVLVAGIGVLLVTRRKPEPDAPTSVSGGSGSDGPPTS; via the coding sequence ATGACGACGGCCCGTCGCCGCCGCCTCGTCGGCTCCGTCGCCACCGCGTTCCTCGCGGCGGCGGCGGTGTTCGCCATGGCTGGTCCGGCTGCAGCGCACAACAGCATCGTCTCGACGAGCCCCGCCGAGGGATCGACGGTCACCGAGCAGCCGGAGCAGGTCGTCATCACGACGAACGACAATTTGCTCGACCTCGGCGAGGCGGGTCAGTCCAATCAGATCCAGGTGACGGGGCCCGGCGACGAGCAGCTCCAGTACGGCACGGCGTGTGCCGCGGTCAACGGGCCGGCGCTCGTCATGCCGGTGCAGCTCGGCGAGGCCGGGGAGTACACGGTCGTGTGGCAACTCGTGTCGACGGACGGGCATCCGTTGTCGGGGAGCTACACCTTCCAGTGGGCACCGGCCGAGGGTCAGGAGCTCGCCGCCGGCAGCTCGGAGCCGGCGTGCGCGACGAGCGGTGCCTCGTCCGTCGGGCCGTCGTCGGCTGCGGGTGGCGCAGGTGATGGCGACACCGCCACACCGGCCACCGGTGGTCTGAGCGGCGACGTCTGGTGGGTGGTCGGCGCGATCGGTGTCGTCCTCGTGGCCGGCATCGGCGTGCTCCTCGTGACCCGTCGCAAGCCGGAGCCGGACGCCCCTACCTCGGTGTCGGGCGGTTCCGGCTCGGACGGTCCTCCCACCTCCTGA
- a CDS encoding YcnI family protein, with protein MNATTPRPTFRKPAALGAIAIGAGALLAVGAPLAASAHVSVTPTSTAAGSYTVLSFAVGHGCDGSPTTSLSFEIPEEINAVTPTVNPNWTIDKQMAPLAKPITDSHGEQLAERVGTVVYTAKTPLADGYRDTVSFQVQLPADAEGKTLVFPVTQTCEVGQTDWTDVAKDGQTEDDLESPAPVVVVTAAEAGDDHGGAAMDDDGDGDHTEAAAASDAGTTDVLGRVLGIAGLVVGAAGIVIAASARRAASDAKRQA; from the coding sequence ATGAACGCAACGACCCCCCGCCCCACCTTCCGCAAGCCCGCCGCCCTCGGTGCGATCGCCATCGGCGCCGGAGCACTCCTCGCCGTGGGAGCGCCGCTCGCCGCCAGCGCCCACGTGAGCGTCACGCCCACCTCGACCGCCGCCGGTTCCTACACGGTGCTGAGCTTCGCCGTCGGTCACGGCTGCGACGGTTCGCCCACCACGAGCCTCTCCTTCGAGATCCCCGAGGAGATCAACGCCGTGACGCCGACGGTCAACCCGAACTGGACCATCGACAAGCAGATGGCCCCGCTCGCGAAGCCCATCACCGACAGCCACGGCGAGCAGCTCGCCGAACGCGTCGGCACCGTCGTCTACACGGCCAAGACGCCGCTCGCCGACGGCTACCGCGACACCGTCTCCTTCCAGGTCCAGCTGCCGGCCGACGCGGAGGGGAAGACCCTCGTGTTCCCGGTGACGCAGACGTGTGAGGTCGGCCAGACCGACTGGACCGACGTCGCGAAGGACGGCCAGACCGAGGACGACCTCGAGTCGCCCGCACCGGTCGTCGTCGTCACGGCCGCCGAGGCCGGCGACGACCACGGTGGGGCAGCCATGGACGACGACGGCGACGGTGACCACACCGAGGCCGCTGCGGCCTCCGACGCCGGCACCACCGATGTGCTGGGACGCGTGCTCGGCATCGCCGGGCTCGTCGTCGGCGCCGCCGGCATCGTGATCGCCGCGTCCGCGCGTCGCGCGGCGTCCGACGCGAAGCGCCAGGCCTGA
- a CDS encoding fasciclin domain-containing protein gives MRTIKRNHMAVLALAAVATFGLAACSSGSSSDSGSSMEPSSAPTESMAADPAADLVGSGCAAYADAVPDGAGSVAGMSADPVAVAASNNPLLTTLTAAVSGQLNPDVNLVDTLNGSEFTVFAPVDDAFKKIDAATIDSLKTPEGAATLTSILTYHVIPGQIAPSDIDGDQTTVEGGTVKVEGSGDNITVNGAKVICGGVKTANATVYLIDSVLMPPAK, from the coding sequence ATGCGTACCATCAAGCGGAACCACATGGCAGTGCTCGCACTCGCCGCCGTCGCAACCTTCGGCCTCGCAGCCTGTTCCAGCGGCTCCAGCTCGGACAGCGGCTCCTCCATGGAGCCCAGCTCCGCACCCACCGAGTCCATGGCTGCCGACCCGGCAGCGGACCTCGTCGGCTCGGGCTGCGCCGCCTACGCTGACGCCGTCCCGGACGGTGCAGGATCCGTCGCCGGCATGTCGGCCGACCCGGTCGCCGTCGCCGCATCGAACAACCCACTGCTGACCACGCTCACCGCTGCGGTCTCCGGCCAGCTGAACCCCGACGTCAACCTCGTCGACACGCTGAACGGCTCCGAGTTCACCGTCTTCGCTCCGGTCGACGACGCCTTCAAGAAGATCGACGCCGCCACGATCGACAGCCTCAAGACGCCTGAGGGCGCTGCGACGCTGACGTCGATCCTCACCTACCACGTCATCCCCGGCCAGATCGCGCCGTCGGACATCGATGGTGACCAGACCACCGTCGAGGGTGGAACCGTCAAGGTCGAGGGCTCGGGTGACAACATCACCGTCAACGGTGCCAAGGTCATCTGCGGTGGCGTCAAGACCGCCAACGCGACCGTGTACCTCATCGACTCGGTCCTGATGCCGCCGGCCAAGTAG
- a CDS encoding pirin family protein — protein sequence MTRLDADPVPSVCHAPDSSGTRLLEAREVPLGGVRGLSVHRTLPQRELPMIGAWCFLDRFDEDRARMRVLPHPHTGLQTVTWPLAGDIRHRDSVGSDVVVRPGELNLMTSGLGVSHSEFSVGEEEDEMHGLQLWVALPEHASSVPAAFEQHRDLPVHTATGLRATVLIGTLGGATSTATVHSPLLGADVVLDPGAAVTLPVDPAFEHGVLVIDGALEVDGIDLTSGPLLYLEPGRDHLSLNSGSGARFVLLGGTPFPEELVMWWNFVGRSHEDIETARADWEAGSPRFGSVAGHGVERIPAPPLPNVRLTPRRRSI from the coding sequence ATGACGAGACTCGACGCCGATCCGGTACCCAGCGTCTGCCACGCGCCCGACAGCTCGGGCACGCGGCTGCTCGAGGCACGTGAGGTCCCCCTCGGCGGCGTCCGAGGCCTGAGCGTCCACCGCACCCTCCCCCAGCGCGAGCTGCCGATGATCGGCGCCTGGTGCTTCCTCGACCGCTTCGACGAGGACCGCGCGCGGATGCGGGTCCTGCCGCACCCGCACACCGGCCTGCAGACCGTGACCTGGCCGCTGGCCGGCGACATCCGGCACCGGGACAGCGTCGGCAGCGACGTGGTCGTCCGCCCGGGTGAGTTGAACCTCATGACGAGCGGTCTCGGGGTCTCCCACTCCGAGTTCTCCGTCGGCGAGGAGGAGGACGAGATGCACGGCCTCCAGCTCTGGGTCGCCCTCCCCGAGCATGCCTCCTCGGTCCCGGCGGCGTTCGAGCAGCACCGGGACCTGCCCGTCCACACCGCAACCGGTCTCCGCGCGACGGTCCTCATCGGCACGCTCGGTGGCGCGACGTCCACCGCGACCGTGCACTCGCCGCTCCTCGGCGCCGACGTCGTCCTCGACCCCGGTGCAGCGGTGACCCTGCCGGTCGACCCCGCCTTCGAGCACGGTGTCCTCGTGATCGACGGTGCGCTCGAGGTGGACGGCATCGACCTCACCTCCGGTCCGCTGCTCTACCTCGAGCCGGGTCGCGACCACCTCAGCCTCAACAGTGGCAGCGGTGCCCGATTCGTCCTCCTCGGCGGGACACCGTTCCCCGAGGAACTCGTCATGTGGTGGAACTTCGTCGGTCGGAGCCACGAGGACATCGAGACCGCGCGGGCGGACTGGGAGGCCGGTTCGCCGAGGTTCGGCTCGGTGGCCGGTCACGGGGTCGAGCGCATCCCGGCCCCGCCGCTGCCGAACGTCCGGCTGACCCCGCGTCGGCGGTCGATCTGA
- a CDS encoding AI-2E family transporter, with translation MGLFDKHDGTPEPLARGLWHDRIGTFATRSVQTLAIVAVAALIVFALTQLSLVMIPVVIALILASAIYPLMRWMRSKGLPSILATWIALVSILVVLGGIGWLIVWAVRSQWDDLVDSASKGFGQLQDWLGTLPFDIDEKQIEDAKQTAVDFLTSSQFGSGALAGVSATASFLTGLVLMIVVLFFFLKDGPRLWEFLLRPFTGAAYDRAKRVGGKTVDTLGGYVRGTATIAAVDALGIGIGLAIIGVPLALPLSVIVFLTAFIPIVGATAAGILAALVALVANGPVAALIVVGVVVLVNQLEGNFLQPVVMARSLKLHALVVLLALTAGTILGGIVGAVLAVPIAAVAWGIVGVWNGPDQPAEPMRQKRPESV, from the coding sequence ATGGGCCTGTTCGACAAGCACGACGGTACGCCCGAGCCGCTCGCACGAGGGCTCTGGCACGACCGCATCGGCACGTTCGCGACCCGGAGTGTCCAGACGCTCGCCATCGTCGCCGTCGCCGCGCTGATCGTCTTCGCGCTGACCCAGCTCTCCCTCGTGATGATCCCCGTCGTCATCGCCCTCATCCTCGCGTCCGCGATCTACCCGCTCATGCGGTGGATGCGGTCGAAGGGCCTCCCGTCGATCCTCGCCACCTGGATCGCCCTCGTCTCGATCCTCGTCGTCCTCGGCGGCATCGGCTGGCTCATCGTCTGGGCCGTCCGCAGCCAGTGGGACGACCTCGTCGACTCCGCCTCGAAGGGCTTCGGGCAGCTGCAGGACTGGCTCGGCACCCTGCCGTTCGACATCGACGAGAAGCAGATCGAGGACGCCAAGCAGACCGCGGTCGACTTCCTCACCTCGAGCCAGTTCGGCAGCGGGGCGCTCGCCGGGGTCTCGGCGACGGCGAGCTTCCTCACCGGGCTCGTCCTCATGATCGTCGTGCTGTTCTTCTTCCTCAAGGACGGGCCGCGGCTCTGGGAGTTCCTGCTCCGCCCCTTCACCGGGGCCGCGTACGACCGTGCCAAGCGCGTCGGCGGCAAGACGGTCGACACGCTCGGCGGCTATGTGCGCGGTACCGCGACGATCGCGGCCGTCGATGCGCTCGGCATCGGCATCGGCCTCGCGATCATCGGCGTCCCGCTCGCGCTGCCGCTCAGCGTCATCGTGTTCCTCACCGCCTTCATCCCGATCGTCGGCGCGACCGCCGCCGGCATCCTCGCGGCGCTCGTCGCGCTCGTGGCCAACGGTCCGGTCGCCGCGCTCATCGTCGTCGGTGTGGTCGTCCTCGTGAACCAGCTCGAGGGCAACTTCCTGCAGCCCGTCGTCATGGCGCGTTCGCTCAAGCTGCACGCCCTCGTCGTCCTGCTCGCGTTGACGGCCGGCACCATCCTCGGCGGCATCGTCGGAGCGGTCCTCGCGGTCCCGATCGCCGCGGTCGCCTGGGGCATCGTCGGCGTCTGGAACGGTCCGGACCAGCCGGCGGAACCGATGCGGCAGAAGCGCCCGGAGTCGGTCTGA
- a CDS encoding cytochrome c oxidase assembly protein, producing MAEPRTSSPPDDDLAVAPNRSPGLAPIRAPEAIMLASVPVAVAVTLLALVGTGAFSTGTLLSDPGVVVTRGLPIARVVHDAAAAVTIGLLTAATFLLPGQRIVPGIVSFSQAKAVRWAAWSSAVWLAAGIAVLVFTAANSIGVPVSSPTFANTFLFYATQLELGQTLLGSLGCVLLVGCIVVLARRLAWVAAANAIAVFALLPLSLSGHAAGSDEHGNAVNSLAVHLIGVTAWAGGLVAVILLRRAVGNEIGVVVARYSVLAGWAFGAVAFSGVVNASLRLAGPSDLLTPYGLLIVAKTVALVLLGCAGVWHRRRLIPRLLRPGGDPRAFIRLAVGEVVVMAVTMGVSVALSRSQPPVSQEPVADDVRRRLLGFEYPPPVTPLRMFTEWHVDWMWAGIAAVGAGWYLWAFLRLRRRGDAWPVTRLVAWLLGCVALLYATSGGLAAYGQIHFSTHMLQHMALMMIVPPLLVLGGPVLLALRTLPARTDGGRGLREWILAVVHSRYLSLLSKPAVAGVLFAGSLVVFYYTGWFEWAMIAHQGHVLMTVHFLATGYLFFWVLIGVDPGPNRPAFPFRLILLLATLAFHAFFGLAIMSSSTVLAADWWTALGYTDTAALLADQGVGGGIAWSVGEVPAVLVALIVVSQWVQSDERAAKRYDRRAERDGDAELGDYNARLARINRQDERSGEDREHS from the coding sequence GTGGCCGAACCCCGCACCTCCTCCCCACCGGACGACGACCTCGCGGTCGCGCCGAACCGCTCCCCCGGACTGGCTCCGATCCGGGCACCGGAGGCGATCATGCTCGCATCCGTGCCGGTCGCCGTCGCCGTCACCCTGCTCGCGCTCGTCGGCACCGGGGCGTTCTCGACCGGGACCCTGCTCTCCGACCCCGGTGTCGTGGTCACGAGGGGGCTCCCGATCGCGCGCGTGGTCCACGATGCGGCGGCGGCGGTGACGATCGGGCTGCTGACCGCCGCGACGTTCCTCCTGCCGGGGCAACGCATCGTGCCCGGCATCGTCTCGTTCTCGCAGGCCAAGGCCGTCCGCTGGGCCGCCTGGTCGTCGGCCGTCTGGTTGGCCGCCGGTATCGCGGTCCTCGTGTTCACCGCGGCGAACTCCATCGGCGTCCCCGTGTCGTCGCCCACCTTCGCCAACACCTTCCTCTTCTACGCGACGCAACTCGAACTCGGTCAGACGCTCCTCGGCTCGCTCGGGTGCGTCCTCCTCGTCGGCTGCATCGTGGTGCTCGCGCGCCGTCTCGCCTGGGTCGCCGCGGCGAACGCCATCGCGGTCTTCGCACTCCTGCCGCTCTCACTGTCCGGACACGCAGCCGGCTCCGACGAACACGGCAACGCGGTGAACTCGCTCGCCGTCCACCTCATCGGCGTCACCGCCTGGGCGGGCGGCCTCGTCGCGGTGATCCTGTTGCGCCGGGCCGTCGGAAACGAGATCGGGGTCGTGGTCGCGCGCTACTCGGTGCTGGCCGGTTGGGCGTTCGGGGCGGTGGCCTTCTCCGGTGTCGTGAACGCCTCACTGCGGCTGGCGGGACCGTCCGACCTGCTGACCCCCTACGGGCTGCTCATCGTTGCCAAGACGGTCGCGCTCGTGCTCCTCGGTTGCGCAGGCGTCTGGCACCGACGTCGCCTCATCCCCCGGCTGCTGCGTCCAGGTGGTGACCCGAGGGCCTTCATCCGCCTCGCGGTCGGCGAGGTCGTCGTCATGGCCGTGACGATGGGCGTCTCCGTCGCGCTGTCCCGCAGCCAACCGCCGGTGTCGCAGGAGCCCGTCGCCGACGACGTCCGACGACGCCTCCTCGGGTTCGAGTACCCACCGCCCGTGACGCCACTCCGGATGTTCACCGAGTGGCACGTGGACTGGATGTGGGCCGGGATCGCGGCCGTCGGCGCCGGCTGGTACCTGTGGGCGTTCCTGCGGCTCAGACGGCGCGGTGACGCGTGGCCGGTGACCCGGCTGGTCGCCTGGCTGCTCGGCTGCGTCGCACTGCTGTACGCCACGAGTGGTGGCCTCGCCGCCTACGGCCAGATCCACTTCAGCACCCACATGCTGCAGCACATGGCGCTCATGATGATCGTGCCGCCGCTCCTCGTGCTCGGCGGCCCGGTCCTCCTCGCCCTCCGGACCCTGCCGGCCCGGACGGACGGTGGGCGGGGGCTCCGCGAGTGGATCCTCGCCGTCGTGCACTCCCGCTACCTGAGCCTCCTGTCGAAGCCCGCCGTCGCGGGCGTCCTGTTCGCCGGCAGTCTCGTGGTGTTCTACTACACCGGCTGGTTCGAGTGGGCGATGATCGCGCACCAGGGTCACGTCCTCATGACCGTGCACTTCCTCGCCACCGGGTACCTGTTCTTCTGGGTGCTGATCGGCGTCGACCCCGGTCCGAACCGGCCCGCGTTCCCGTTCCGGCTCATCCTGCTGCTCGCGACCCTGGCGTTCCACGCCTTCTTCGGCCTGGCGATCATGTCGAGCTCGACCGTGCTCGCCGCCGACTGGTGGACGGCCCTCGGGTACACCGACACCGCCGCGCTCCTCGCCGACCAGGGCGTCGGCGGTGGCATCGCCTGGAGCGTCGGGGAGGTGCCGGCGGTGCTCGTCGCGCTCATCGTCGTCTCGCAGTGGGTCCAGAGTGACGAGCGCGCCGCGAAACGGTACGACCGCCGGGCGGAGCGCGACGGTGACGCCGAGCTCGGTGACTACAACGCCCGCCTGGCGCGCATCAACCGGCAGGACGAGCGGTCGGGCGAGGACCGCGAGCACTCCTGA
- the recQ gene encoding DNA helicase RecQ: MSWSTEPDWIPDDADAPDDFDAPPPDDAYLGGGVSWGAAPSTAAPAAPRTATPAVTRAAGQKFATAQEALHTVFGYDAFRGEQQQIIEQVAGGGDAVVLMPTGGGKSLCYQIPALLRPGTGIVVSPLIALMQDQVDALLAVGVRAAFLNSTQDPAERSRVEQAYLSGELDLLYVAPERLSSEATRRFLGQGTIALLAIDEAHCVSQWGHDFRPDYLMLGELAERWPDVPRIALTATATDATHQEITQRLHLGEAKHFVSSFDRPNIQYRIVGKNEVRKQLVAFVKEQPAGTAGIVYCLSRKTVEQTAQLLRDNGVDAVAYHAGLDASVRAAAQSRFLREDGVVVVATIAFGMGIDKPDVRFVAHVDLPKSVEGYYQETGRAGRDGEPSIAWLAYGLQDVVQQRRMIAESPGDLAHQRNLSAHLDAMLALCETVDCRRVNLLRYFGQPSTPCGNCDTCLEPPVTWDGTVPAQKLLSTIVRLKRERNQSFGAGQIIDILRGKRTDRVAQQRHDELATFGIGEDLSDQEWRGVVRQLLARDLLATVGEYGTLGLTEGSAEVLAGSRPVAMRREPERAARSSSRSSSRSSGANAELEPAAAELFQALRTWRAGVAKEQGVPAYIVFGDATLRAVATAKPTSLGELDGISGIGAKKLDAYGAALVEVVSANS, from the coding sequence ATGAGCTGGAGCACCGAACCCGACTGGATCCCGGACGACGCGGACGCTCCCGACGACTTCGACGCACCGCCGCCCGACGACGCCTACCTCGGCGGCGGGGTCAGCTGGGGCGCGGCGCCGTCCACGGCCGCTCCGGCTGCCCCGCGCACGGCGACCCCGGCCGTCACGCGCGCCGCAGGCCAGAAGTTCGCCACAGCGCAGGAGGCCCTGCACACCGTCTTCGGGTACGACGCGTTCCGCGGGGAGCAGCAGCAGATCATCGAGCAGGTGGCCGGCGGTGGCGACGCGGTGGTCCTCATGCCGACGGGTGGCGGCAAGAGCCTCTGCTACCAGATCCCCGCACTGCTCCGGCCGGGCACGGGCATCGTCGTGTCACCGCTCATCGCGCTCATGCAGGACCAGGTCGACGCGCTCCTCGCGGTCGGCGTCCGTGCCGCCTTCCTCAACTCCACGCAGGATCCCGCGGAGCGTTCCCGGGTCGAGCAGGCCTATCTCTCCGGCGAGCTCGACCTCCTCTACGTCGCGCCCGAGCGGCTGAGCTCCGAGGCCACCCGCCGCTTCCTCGGGCAGGGCACCATCGCGCTCCTCGCCATCGACGAAGCGCACTGTGTGTCGCAGTGGGGGCACGACTTCCGCCCCGACTACCTCATGCTCGGCGAGCTGGCCGAACGCTGGCCCGACGTCCCGCGGATCGCCCTCACTGCGACCGCCACCGACGCGACGCACCAGGAGATCACCCAGCGCCTCCACCTGGGCGAGGCGAAGCACTTCGTCTCGAGCTTCGACCGCCCGAACATCCAGTACCGCATCGTGGGCAAGAACGAGGTCCGCAAGCAGCTCGTCGCGTTCGTGAAGGAGCAGCCGGCCGGCACCGCCGGGATCGTGTACTGCCTGAGCCGCAAGACGGTCGAGCAGACGGCCCAGCTCCTGCGCGACAACGGGGTGGACGCCGTCGCGTACCACGCCGGCCTCGACGCCTCGGTCCGCGCGGCCGCGCAGTCCCGCTTCCTCCGCGAGGACGGGGTCGTGGTCGTCGCGACCATCGCGTTCGGCATGGGCATCGACAAGCCGGACGTCCGGTTCGTCGCCCACGTCGACCTCCCGAAGAGCGTCGAGGGGTACTACCAGGAGACAGGGCGCGCGGGCCGCGACGGCGAGCCGTCCATCGCCTGGCTCGCGTACGGCCTCCAGGACGTCGTGCAGCAGCGCCGCATGATCGCGGAGTCGCCGGGCGACCTCGCCCACCAGCGCAACCTGAGCGCGCACCTCGACGCCATGCTCGCGCTCTGCGAGACGGTCGACTGCCGCCGGGTCAACCTGCTGCGGTACTTCGGCCAGCCGTCGACCCCGTGTGGCAATTGCGACACCTGCCTCGAACCGCCGGTCACCTGGGACGGCACCGTCCCGGCGCAGAAGCTCCTCTCCACGATCGTGCGCCTGAAGCGCGAACGGAATCAGTCGTTCGGTGCCGGCCAGATCATCGACATCCTCCGGGGCAAGCGGACCGACCGGGTCGCCCAGCAGCGGCACGACGAGCTCGCGACCTTCGGCATCGGCGAAGACCTCAGCGACCAGGAGTGGCGTGGGGTCGTCCGCCAACTCCTCGCACGCGACCTCCTGGCCACCGTCGGCGAGTACGGCACGCTCGGCCTCACCGAGGGGAGCGCGGAAGTGCTCGCCGGGAGCCGGCCGGTCGCCATGCGGCGCGAGCCGGAACGCGCTGCCCGGTCCTCGTCGCGGTCGTCCTCCCGCTCGTCGGGTGCGAATGCGGAGCTGGAACCGGCCGCCGCCGAGCTCTTCCAGGCGCTCCGGACGTGGCGCGCGGGCGTCGCGAAGGAGCAGGGCGTCCCGGCGTACATCGTCTTCGGTGACGCCACGCTGCGGGCGGTCGCGACGGCCAAACCCACCTCGCTCGGCGAGCTCGACGGCATCAGCGGCATCGGTGCGAAGAAGCTCGACGCCTATGGAGCGGCGCTCGTCGAGGTCGTGTCCGCGAACAGCTGA
- a CDS encoding ECF transporter S component, translating into MQRLSTRLLLTCAAIGVGGGLVFVVSGYVGGTISATAPVLYGLIIGVYFLPGVVAQALLRRGGVALMTGLTAGLVSAAFSPQWFFRYFGTGLAIGLLQEIPFAVSRYRVWRSWVFYLAAGIAGIVFAASVLVVLGIDHFTPVAQAVYIALFVLSPIAFTAAGRGVAAALARAGVGRSIAKPVQRGRGSVDTRA; encoded by the coding sequence ATGCAACGTCTGAGTACGCGACTGCTGCTGACCTGCGCCGCGATCGGCGTCGGGGGCGGCCTCGTCTTCGTCGTCTCCGGGTACGTCGGGGGCACGATCTCCGCCACCGCGCCGGTGCTCTACGGCCTCATCATCGGTGTCTACTTCCTGCCGGGCGTCGTTGCACAGGCACTGCTGCGCCGAGGCGGCGTGGCGCTCATGACCGGCCTCACCGCCGGCCTCGTCTCCGCGGCGTTCAGCCCGCAGTGGTTCTTCCGCTACTTCGGCACCGGCCTCGCCATCGGCCTCCTCCAGGAGATCCCCTTCGCCGTGTCCCGGTACCGCGTGTGGCGTTCGTGGGTCTTCTATCTCGCCGCCGGGATCGCCGGGATCGTGTTCGCCGCCTCGGTGCTCGTCGTCCTGGGCATCGACCACTTCACCCCGGTCGCACAGGCCGTCTACATCGCCCTGTTCGTGCTCAGCCCGATCGCGTTCACCGCGGCCGGACGCGGCGTGGCCGCAGCGCTCGCCAGGGCAGGGGTCGGGCGGTCCATCGCCAAGCCGGTGCAGCGCGGCCGCGGATCCGTCGACACGCGGGCCTGA
- a CDS encoding acyl-CoA dehydrogenase — MVDTAIRTSVSGTTAATVEVAPSDARLDVPALARQLLGSWPEARLASRALAARPEMQRIEGQSMDDHRDRVFHQLKLLVENGQVLKAFPTRLGGADDHGGNIAGFEELVLADPSLQIKSGVQWGLFGAAILHLGTERHHDAFLPGAMNLDVPGAFAMTESGHGSDVASIATTATYDPETQEFVIDTPFRAAWKDYLGNAAVHGKAATLFAQLITNGVNHGVHCFYVPIRDDEGDFLPGIGGEDDGLKGGLNGIDNGRLHFTGVRVPRTNLLNRYGDVAEDGTYSSPIASPGRRFFTMLGTLVQGRVSLDGAATSASALALQIAITYGSERRQFNAGSDTQEEVILDYQRHQRRLLPRLATTYAQIFAHDRLLMKFDEVFSGKADSDEDRQDLETLAAALKPLSTWHALDTLQEAREACGGNGFLAENRLTGLRADLDVYATFEGDNNVLLQLVAKRLLTDYSRKFAKVDAGALARYVVEQATDRAVHNSGLRSLAQTVKDFGSTARSVSQLRDTNVQRELLTERVESMIAEVATKLRGANKLSKQAASDLFNAHQNELIEAARAHGELLQWEAFTEGVEQIEDPGTKQVMTWVHDLFGLSLIEKHLAWYLIHGRLSPQRGQAVSAYVDRLIARLRPHALDLVEAFGFAPEHVRAPIATGQEAQRQQEAADYFAARRASGDAPVDEKTLSKKQR, encoded by the coding sequence ATGGTCGACACAGCGATCCGGACGAGCGTCAGCGGTACGACGGCAGCGACGGTCGAGGTGGCGCCGTCGGATGCGCGGCTCGACGTCCCGGCGCTCGCCCGCCAGCTCCTCGGGTCCTGGCCGGAGGCACGTCTCGCCTCCCGCGCGCTCGCCGCCCGCCCCGAGATGCAACGCATCGAGGGGCAGTCGATGGACGACCACCGCGACCGCGTGTTCCACCAGCTGAAGCTGCTCGTCGAGAACGGTCAGGTGCTCAAGGCCTTCCCGACGCGCCTCGGCGGTGCCGACGACCACGGCGGGAACATCGCCGGGTTCGAGGAGCTCGTGCTCGCCGACCCGTCGCTCCAGATCAAGTCCGGCGTGCAGTGGGGACTCTTCGGCGCCGCGATCCTGCACCTCGGCACCGAGCGGCACCACGACGCGTTCCTGCCAGGGGCGATGAACCTCGACGTCCCCGGCGCCTTCGCGATGACCGAGTCCGGCCACGGCTCCGACGTGGCGTCGATCGCCACGACGGCGACGTACGACCCCGAGACGCAGGAGTTCGTCATCGACACCCCGTTCCGGGCGGCCTGGAAGGACTACCTCGGCAACGCGGCCGTCCACGGGAAGGCGGCGACGCTGTTCGCCCAGCTCATCACGAACGGCGTGAACCACGGCGTCCACTGCTTCTACGTCCCCATCCGCGACGACGAGGGTGACTTCCTGCCCGGGATCGGCGGCGAGGACGACGGGCTGAAGGGTGGCCTGAACGGCATCGACAACGGTCGACTGCACTTCACCGGGGTTCGTGTCCCGCGAACCAACCTGCTCAACCGCTACGGGGACGTCGCCGAGGACGGCACGTACTCCTCGCCGATCGCGAGCCCCGGGCGTCGGTTCTTCACCATGCTCGGAACGCTCGTCCAGGGTCGGGTGTCGCTCGACGGCGCCGCGACGTCCGCCTCCGCCCTCGCGCTGCAGATCGCGATCACCTACGGCAGCGAGCGCCGCCAGTTCAACGCGGGCAGCGACACGCAGGAAGAGGTCATCCTCGACTACCAGCGCCACCAGCGCCGGCTCCTGCCTCGCCTCGCGACGACGTACGCGCAGATCTTCGCCCACGACCGGCTGCTCATGAAGTTCGACGAGGTCTTCAGTGGCAAGGCGGACTCCGACGAGGACCGCCAGGACCTCGAGACGCTCGCGGCCGCGCTCAAGCCCCTGTCGACCTGGCACGCGCTCGACACCCTGCAGGAGGCTCGGGAAGCGTGCGGCGGGAACGGCTTCCTCGCCGAGAACCGCCTCACGGGTCTGCGTGCGGACCTTGACGTCTACGCCACGTTCGAGGGCGACAACAACGTGCTCCTGCAGCTCGTCGCCAAGCGTCTCCTCACCGACTACAGCCGGAAGTTCGCGAAGGTCGACGCCGGGGCGCTCGCGCGGTACGTGGTCGAGCAGGCGACCGACCGCGCCGTGCACAACAGTGGGCTGCGGAGCCTCGCGCAGACGGTGAAGGACTTCGGGTCCACCGCGCGTTCGGTGAGCCAGCTCCGCGACACGAACGTGCAGCGTGAGCTGCTCACGGAGCGGGTCGAGTCGATGATCGCCGAGGTCGCGACCAAGCTGCGCGGTGCCAACAAGCTGTCGAAGCAGGCCGCGTCCGACCTCTTCAACGCGCACCAGAACGAGCTCATCGAGGCGGCACGGGCGCACGGTGAACTGCTGCAGTGGGAGGCGTTCACCGAGGGTGTCGAGCAGATCGAGGACCCGGGCACGAAGCAGGTCATGACCTGGGTGCACGACCTCTTCGGGCTCTCGCTCATCGAGAAGCACCTGGCCTGGTACCTCATCCACGGTCGGCTCTCGCCGCAGCGTGGTCAGGCCGTCAGCGCCTACGTCGACCGCCTCATCGCGCGGCTCCGTCCGCACGCCCTCGACCTGGTCGAGGCCTTCGGGTTCGCTCCCGAGCATGTGCGGGCGCCCATCGCGACCGGCCAGGAGGCGCAGCGCCAGCAGGAGGCCGCCGACTACTTCGCCGCGCGTCGAGCCTCGGGTGATGCTCCGGTCGATGAGAAGACGCTCTCCAAGAAGCAGCGCTGA